The nucleotide window acatacacacacacacacacacacacacacacacacacacacacacacacacacacacacacacacacacacacacacacacacacacacacaactttactgCCACAACAATCAACAAATACAAGAGAAAAAAACAAGAGTGAGAACACAAACAAAACAAATAAACAGGCAACAGGCAGCGTCACCAAGCTAAAAGCTGAACAATTATTGGCACAGCGGCTTGTCAGCAGCTCTTGCGGTCATTGGCTGTTAAGAGTCAGCAGCTCTTGCGGTCATTGGCTGTTAAGAGTCAGTAGCTCTTGCGGTCATTGGCTGTTAGAGTCAGCAGCTCTTGCGGTCATCGGCTTTTAGAGTCAGCAGCTCTTGCGGTCATTGGCTGTTAGAGTCAGCAGCTCTTGCGGTCATTGGCTGTTAGAGTCAGCAGCTCTTGCGGTCATTGGCTGTTAGAGTCAGCAGCTCTTGCGGTCATTGGCTGTTAAAGTCAGCGGCTCTTGCGGTCACTGGCTCTTAAGAGTCAGCGGCTCTTGCGGTCATCGGCAGTTAAGAGTCAGCGGCTCTTGcggtcacaacacacaacaaacagATACACCCGATTGACAAACTACAACCAAGAGACAAGTACACCCATTTGGCATAGACACCCGATTGACAAACTACAACCATCTGCCAACTACGCTCAATTGAAGACAGGTTGGCTAATACAGAAGTATAAGAAATACATACATAGCACAAATACAGAGCTACAAGAAGCACAAGATATACATAAGTACGGTCAAACTTAAAGGATCCACATAACCTCCTGCAGCCGCACAGCATAAATTTCCAGGGGGCGAGTCCCATGGACATTTGATAATATTCTAGACTTGGATTTCCAGGGGTCCAGCTTCCAGGGGTCCAGCTTCCAGGAGGCTAGCTTCTAGGAGGCCAGCTTCCAGGGGGCCAGCTTCCTGGAGTCCAGCTTCCAGGGGGCCAGCTTCCAGGAGGCCAGTTTCCAGAGGTTCAGCTTCTTGGAGGCCAGCTTCCAGGGGtccagcttccaggaggtcagcttCCTGGAGGCCAGCTCCCAGAGGTCCAGCTTCCAGGAGGCCAGCTTCCAGGAGTCCAGCTTCCAGGAGGCCAGCTTCCAGAGGTCCAACTTCCAGGATGAAGGCTACACATCGAAAAGTccagaccagcaatcaacagccagttaacacataattacattctacccacttcaagaccccgaaccaacacaaaGACAGTAGAAGCAAGAACATAGGTTCTTAATAATGACCTATTATTATCCATTATGTATCATCCtcttgttcatctcaatcacgtcctgtaccacctcaccccaagaGAATATAAGCTCTTGCTAAAGCACTGTAAATTTGTCTTTGAAGATGTAAGGAGTGACCTGTAGCCacgtgtcacaggtaacggtaacccaacctgatcctggcaaccactgtgtcgcacagtctggttcgTGCTGTCCATATTCATAGGCTTCAAATCTAAACAAACTGTAGCTTTTTATATTAATGCTTTCAGGcctttgggagtcagtaatttcttttatATTAGAcccgagtgtttggaacaatacagtcttgacaacagagatggggatacttaggtctaattcaacttcatccttgttaAACGCTCATTTGGCTGCAATGATTGTGTGctaatgatgggttatatttatgagaGGTCCAGCTTCATGGGACTCTAAACCCTTCATGTAGATTTTTTCTTTtaacatatttatgtaaatatgtATTTGTGCTAACTTAGATTATATGaaagggagtacagagtgtgtcaagaactagctacgtaaTGCTAAAAATTCCCATAACACAGGATGGTtactcatacagaggcatgtgatcagtagtctgcactgacaaaCTGTCGATGTTTTACGAGAATAATATAAAAAACACAAGAACAAATAACGTAGCAGTGATATTAGAAATAAATCTCCATCTTGCAAAGGCTGGTTAGCCACACGTGAAACTCTACGGACTTTGGTCTCCTATTTACACTATCTCTGAGATTTAAGTTGAATATCGGTGTTCCAGAGGTGAGCAAAGGCACTAACCTTCTTGGCATCGTACAGTTGGCGGGAACTATGTGGCCTCAAGGACTTACCTGTCTGGAGGTACCTGGAagaccctgcaaaaaaaaaacattcctATTAAACCCAAttcctacccgccaaacacacactgaaactacgacgttggtacaacgttcgaacaagtatgaccacctcctaaccagttataacaaccaatataacaagttgtaacaacgttctaatacgtcataaacacgttaagccaagatgtaacaactttattacaagttgttacaagcggaaaattgagacagttttggtttgtgtttccaaggTGGTGTCTTAACCCCCTTACTAAGACTTGGGGGAGTCGATCCTGTTCTTGGTGCTACGTGTAGAGGACAGGACAGTCCTTCAGATCACACACATGATACTGGCGTGATACATCAGTGGGAACAAAATCATTTCGGGGCAAAAGGGAGTGACTTGGGCCGGGAGGTTCCGGTGAATCCCTCCCGGTGGATTAAATATAGAATTCCGGGTTACTTATCCATTATCCTATCGTTCCAGAGTGGATTATTCAGAGACCCAACGTGACGCTAACGCTTCTTAAGCTGTATGTGTCCAAGGTGGTGGGCAGGAAACAGCGGCATGTATCCAGGATAGTGGGCAGGAAACAGCGGCATGTATCCAGGATAGTGGGCAGGAAACAGCGGCATGTATCCAGGATGGAGAGGAGGAAACGGCGACATGTATCCACGATGGTGGGAAGATACAGCGACATGTATCCAGGATGGTGGGGAAGATACAGCGATATGTATCCACGATGGTGGGGAAGAAACAGCGACATGTATCCAGGATGGTGGCGAAGAAACAGCGACATGTATCCACGATAGTGGGGGAGACACAGTGACAAGTATCCAGGATGGTGGGGGAGATACAGCGACATGTATCCAGGATGGTGGGGGAGATACAGCGACATGTATCCAGGATGGTGGGGGAGATACAGCTGCATATATCCACGATGGTGGGGGAGAAACAGCGACATGTATCCAGGATAGTGGGCAGGAAACAGCGGCATGTATCCACGATAGTGGGGAAGAAACAGCGACATGTATCCAGGATAGTGGGGAAGAAACAGCGGCATGTATCCACGATAGTGGAGAAGATACAGCGGCATGTATCCACGATAGTGGGGCAGGAAACAGCGGCATGTATCCACGATAGTGGGCAGGAAACAGCGGCATGTATCCGGTAAAGCGACTCCTAACAGCCATTTCGCCTAATCCAATAAATGAAGCTTAAATCAGATAAGAATGTGGAAACAAGAAAGCAATGACGGAACACAGGAAGAGAGAAGCAAGAAAATCAAGATAGGGAGAACATGGATGATAAATCTAGAAGAGGAAGAACAGGAGAAAGTAGAACAGTAAGTatgacctggtcgaggactgggccgcggggacactaaagccccgaaatcatctcaagatgagagAAGAAATGCAGCCCGCTGTTGGAGAAAATAAAGATCGAAAGAACAGGATAAAAATAAAGGGATGAACAAATCAGAACAACAGAACTCATGAACAAGGAAGATATGGGATGGGACACCCATGTTCTTTCAGGTCATTTTCAAGGTTAAATGCTAAGCTATTAAGGCTATATAGCAAATgcattattattatagtattcaCGATGAAAGAAAGCGTTGTaaattaaccagaccacacactagaaggtgacgggacgacgacgtttcgacttgagaatggtccaggacggaccgaaacgtcgtcgtcccttcaccttctagtgtgtgtggtctggtcaacatactttagccacgttattgtgactcctcgcctgcaagcGTTGTAAAAATTATATTTAGCTATCaatcaacaaatacaaatatggaGAAACTtactaccatcttgaggttatcttgagatgatttcggggctttagtgtccccgcggcccggtcctcgaccaggcctctacccccaggaagcagcccattacagctgactaacacccaggtacctattttactgctaggtaataggggcatagggtgaaagaaactctgcccattgtttctcgccggcgcctgggatcgaacccgggaccacaggatcacaagtccagtgtgctgtccgctcggccgaccggctccctgtcaaGCACCAtgccctagtgcttgaatgaaggtgaattagagactcaatatatgtatatattgagtCTCTCTCAACCTTACTCTTCAGCCTTCTAACCCTCATTATatacatatttgtatttgtatgtacctgacctacctaatggtataaatccaatatGCCAAGTATTGTCACATTATACGGCCCTTATAGCCGTATAATGGCCGTATAATGGTTATGGTGAGCCCTTTACGGACTCATCATAACTCGTGCTACATCATAATCATATCATAATTTGTACATTTTTAATTGTGTGTTAAGAAAAATGTGGAAACTCATTGTTTTAAACTACCAGCAATTTGAGAGTTGGGCGTTTGGGTATGAGACTCAATCCTGGATTCTCCTGGATTGGATTGTTGGAGAATCCAATCTTGATGTACTCGCACTAGATGAGTACATCAGGGAGAGTACATGTAGACGAGTACATCTAGACGAGTACATCAGGGAGAGTACATCTAGACGAGTACATCTACACGAGTACATCTAAACGAGTACATCAGAGAGAGTACATCTACACAAGTACATCAAGGAGAGTACATCTAGACGAGTACATCAAGGAGAGCACATCTAAGAGAGTCCACCCGCGTGCAAGCTCAAGGCCCCAAGAACGACGAGAAAGAAAACGGGACCATCACCAGACTCCaagccaaaagtgacgtcacgaagaccAGCACAGAGGAAAAACtggaagaaaaaacggaaaacaaaGAAGAGGAAAGTGTGTGTGGGTCCAAAAAAGTGCTTCAAGTGGCCGTAAGTTCGAGTTTAGGAGGAAGTAACCCGGTTtgaccccccctaacccccccttgCACCGACCCTGTCTGCCAAGGAAAccgggcctcctcctcctccttgcttcAAGACTCGGCCCCAGACACGATTCAATTAACCCTCATTCGATTTCGTGGATTTAGACAGATGGTAGTTTGCCCTCTCGCAA belongs to Procambarus clarkii isolate CNS0578487 chromosome 74, FALCON_Pclarkii_2.0, whole genome shotgun sequence and includes:
- the LOC138356836 gene encoding putative surface-exposed virulence protein BigA, yielding MYPRWWEDTATCIQDGGEDTAICIHDGGEETATCIQDGGEETATCIHDSGGDTVTSIQDGGGDTATCIQDGGGDTATCIQDGGGDTAAYIHDGGGETATCIQDSGQETAACIHDSGEETATCIQDSGEETAACIHDSGEDTAACIHDSGAGNSGMYPR